The Gracilimonas sediminicola sequence TCCTACCGATTACAGCATGGAGTATTTTTATTATGGATTGGAAGAAGAGGATTACGGCCTTACGGTTCCTTATGTGCTCGATTACCCGGACTTCATTTATGCTGAAATTCAGGATACCCTGCAAACCGACACGGTACGGGTGCACCTTGCTCAGACTTCTGAAGGCAGCATACAACTCAATTCCATCACTCCGGATTTATCCAGTCAGGATTGGTCGGGAATTTATTTCGAAGGTACTTCCATCACCTTAGAGGTTATGCCGGAGCCCGGACTGGAACTGGAGCACTGGCTGGTTGATGGCGAGCAAGCCGGTCAGAACAACGTACTGACTGTTGAGCTTGGCACAACGCCCATAGAAATCGAAGCAGCCTTCCAGCCGGTTTTACAAGATGAAATCGTAATCAACGAGATTAATTACAACCCCAGTGATGACTTTGATGCCGGTGACTGGATTGAACTGTACAACTATTCTGAAACCACCATCGACCTTTCAGGTTGGGTGTATAAGGATGAAGACGACGAGCACGAATTTGTAATACCAAACGGCACTTCTATTGCCTCAGGAGGTTATTTAGTGATCACCAATGATACGGCTGCTTTCAAACAGCTGCACCCAAATGCTGAATTCGTAAAAGGAGAAGCCGATTTCGGATTGAGCGGTTCAGGAGATCAGGTTCGGATTTTTAACCCGAATAATTCTTTAATCGACTTTGTGGAGTATAACGATGAAGAACCATGGTCATTAGAAGCTGACGGAAATGGAGCAACGCTGGCTTTAAAAGATTATGAGCTTGACAACTCATTGGCCGAAAGCTGGATGGCATCTGAAGAAACAGGCGGCACCCCTTCTGCTTCTAACGATGGAGTCATTAACAGCAGTGAAGAAGATGGGAATGCACCTAAAGCTTTTGCTTTACATCAAAATTATCCAAACCCGTTTAACCCAACCACTCGAATTTCTTTCTCATTGGCCAAGGCATCACCGGTGGAGATAAGCGTGTATAACATGCTTGGGCAGGAAGTTCATAAATTTGTAAAAGAGCCCATGAAAAGCGGGGAGCACACCCTCACTTTTGATGCCCGCAACCTGCCGAGTGGTGTTTATATTTACCGGTTAACGGCAGGGAATTTCACCGAAACCAAGAAAATGATTTTATTGAAATAACTCACAAAAAAAGAAAGAGCGGACAGGCTGTCCGCTCTACGTTTTAGATTGAATAAGTCTGGCAGATCTTAAACTCTACTCCGGTTTCCAGTCCTTCATGCCGTCCCGGATCACTTCTGCAAGTCTGGAAACAGGCACCCGATCCTGACTCATATCATCGCGGTAACGGATGGTCACGGTATCTTCACCTTCTGATTCCACGCCGTCAAAATCTACGGTCACGCAGAATGGGGTTCCGGCTTCATCCTGTCGGCGATAGCGTTTCCCAATGGATCCTGACTCATCATAAAGCACCGAGAATTCCTCACGAAGATCTTCTTCAATCTTGTGCGCCAGATCCTGAAGCTTATCTTTCTTGATCAGCGGGAAAATACCCACCTGTGTTGGAGCAATGGTCGGATTAAGTTTGAGCACCGTTCGGGAATCGCCATCTACCTCTTCCTCACGATAGGCATCACAAAGCACCATCAGCGTCAATCGATCCAGCCCAACGGAAGTCTCAATCACATAAGGAACAAAACGCTCCTGGTTTTTCTGATCGTAGTAATCCAGCTTCTTCCCGGAGTGCTCGGCGTGCTGAGTTAAATCAAAATCCGTTCGGTTGTGAATACCTTCCACTTCCTGCCAGCCGATGGGGTATTTATACTGAATATCAGCAGCAGCCCGCGCATAGTGAGCAAGTTTATCTTCAGGATGCGGAGCCGTCCTCAGGTTTTCTTCCCGAATTCCCATTTTCTTATGCCACTCCAGTCGCTTTTCCAGCCACTTCTCATATTCCTCTTCATCGGTGCCCGGTTTCACGAAGTATTGCATTTCCATCTGCTCAAATTCACGCATACGGAAAACAAACTGTCGGGCCACAACCTCATTCCGGAACGCCTTCCCGGTTTGGGCAATACCAAACGGAATAGTGGTTCTGGAGGTATCCATTACGTTCTTATAGTTCACAAAAATACCCTGTG is a genomic window containing:
- a CDS encoding glycine--tRNA ligase — protein: MSNLDNLDKIVSLAKARGFIFQSSEIYGGLSAVYDYGPLGVELKRNIRNAWWKEMTRRHDNIVGVDAAIFMHPKVWEASGHVGGFNDPMIDDKQSKKRYRADMLIEQHIEKLRKDDKHEEANAIQEKLDTCGSRKSLTEDLHEIIMENEIRAPESGAFDWTEVRQFNLMFKTQFGSTSTEEDGVYLRPETAQGIFVNYKNVMDTSRTTIPFGIAQTGKAFRNEVVARQFVFRMREFEQMEMQYFVKPGTDEEEYEKWLEKRLEWHKKMGIREENLRTAPHPEDKLAHYARAAADIQYKYPIGWQEVEGIHNRTDFDLTQHAEHSGKKLDYYDQKNQERFVPYVIETSVGLDRLTLMVLCDAYREEEVDGDSRTVLKLNPTIAPTQVGIFPLIKKDKLQDLAHKIEEDLREEFSVLYDESGSIGKRYRRQDEAGTPFCVTVDFDGVESEGEDTVTIRYRDDMSQDRVPVSRLAEVIRDGMKDWKPE